The Lolium rigidum isolate FL_2022 chromosome 2, APGP_CSIRO_Lrig_0.1, whole genome shotgun sequence genomic interval GGCTCTTCAAGTGGCCGTGATCTGAATCAGGAGCAAACAAAAAGAGGAGCAATTTTCCCTAGAAATTACAAAAGGTGGGAATATCAGGTAGTGATTCAAAATTGTATAGTATGTGGTATTACCAATCCCGACGTGTAACTAGGATATATGCTCTTCCTCTGTCCGTAGTACGTAGGATCTCACGCTCTTCTGCAGCAGGCATGCATGCTGAAACCGTGGATAGGCAAATGCCCGATGAGCTCTACTGTGGCTGCGGTCGTCGCCGCTGGGGTTCGTTCtctctctccgccgccgccgctgccacagccgccgccacggccgcctgCGCCTTTGGGGAGTTTTGCTTCTTCCTCCGGTGTCTGGCCTTCTCCGTCTCGATTTGCTTCCTCCTACATTCCTCGCTGCAGAATGGCGTGTCCCCTCTGAACGCAAGGCGTAATAGCAATAAATTGTGAGCAAGATACGCAGGTTCTATCATGACGTACGACGATTGTGGGCGTAGTAGTTGACCTGTACATGAAGATGTCGCCGGTGAGGCATTTGCGACAGCGGGAGCACTCGTTGAGGAAGTGTTGCGCCTCTCCCAGCTCCTCGTCCGGGACCGTAAAGGTCACGGACGAtggggtggcggtggtgctttgcCTAGCCACCGCTCCCTTCTCCGCCTTCACGCTggctccgtcgccgtcgccgccggccgagGGGCACGGCGGCCGGAGGGCCTGCGCGCTGCCACCGGAGAAGACCGCCGCGAAGTCGGGGTTGCCGAACGCGTGGAAGTAGGAGGCGTTGAACTCCATCGGCCCCGTCAGCTGGCACGCAACCTGCCGCCGGGTCCGGAGCCGAGAAGGAGGCGAAGGAAGGAAACCTAGAAGAAGCGCTCGGGGGACACAAGAAGCCAATGGAGGACGATTAATAGGCAAGAGCTAACGGTTTCAGCCGATTTTAGCTTTAGCCATAGCTGGTTTAGCATCTGGCCTTTGATCTGGCGATGGAGGGAGGGCACCAATCATGCCAATGAGGAAAGTTTTTTCCTGGCATATGGGTCGATTAGTATGTACCGGCCATTACCTTTCACATGTTTGTGTGGGTTGGTTACATGCATCTAAAGATAGATACTAATGTGCTGTGTATACAGCATGACACCCTGTAATGGATGAAATTGGCTGGTGGCTTCCCACAGCTAGCTGATATATAAAGTTTCGAGTAAACTCCCACCTCGAACCATTTGGATTGCTGGTACTCTTGTGGAATGCTGAGGAAGACAATGTAAGAATATGATGACTTCCTTTCCTGCAAAAAATAAGTTACCGTAGTGTGACAATTGAATCAGATCTAATTTCTGTGACACGCTGAACCAGATTTGAAAGCCATGCAAAGTTGTAGTTTGAACCACATCAAGTGCCATCCAATCTTGAAACATAAAGTGTCGTATTCTCTCAACAAACAAGTGCCGTTGAATCTTGAAAGACCGAGCCCAGATCCGAGGTCGACATGCCACGGACTAGGATGCCACATCAGGCAGCATGTGAATACAACGTTTTTCTTTTTGGTAAAAGAGTTTCTCTTGATTTTTTGTTTGTATAAATAGAAACCAGCACACCACAAAGATAAAAAAAGGTTCACAACCTCATGCAAACACCTCAAAACGAAAGAAACAATGCCTTATATTCAGCATGAATAGATATCTAAAAGGTTGAAATACGAGAAAAAAATAAAACATCATGCTAGAGATGCCTCCAAATTTTTAGCCAATTTTCCTCCGAATCACCCCTCCATTACCGTCCAAGAGTGTCACCTCCGAGAATACTCCACCTTCATGTTGGGCAACGGTCTACGCATTTTTTTATGACACACAACATACCAAGATCACTATCGAGGTGCAAGCAACGAGGTTATACCCTTGAGGAGTATTCGATCACGTCAGCGCAACAGagttgatgatgttgtcgatcaaGTCCTCTCCCTCCAGCGCCTAGGTTATACCTCCTAGCCGTGCGAGTTTTCTCCTCATGAAGAACATCATGATGAAGCATTGAAGTAGACGACACCTCCAAGCATTCCAGCGTACACCAGCTGTTGTGCGATCTAGCGCACCAATGGGATGAGGAACCAACTTGATGAAGATTGGAGCCTTCGAGATCACCCTCTAGATTAAATCTAGAAGGGGTGGATATTCTGGTAGCGCGACTCTGTGAGAGAGGAGGTGTGGCACCTAGGGTTTGGGGCTTTGGGGCTGAGATGCAGCCAAAGCGGGGCAATGGCTACGACTTGTGTGTCCTTTGGGGTGTCCTTCTTCTCTGTATATAGGTGGCTGGGTTGGTTTCCAAGGGAGAGGAGTCCTAGTTAGACTCAAACTATCCTCTCCATTTCCTATTCGGCCAATGAACACCTTGCCCTACAACGCAATGAGGGGAAGCAGTCCAGTGGACCTTCCGCTTCTTAAATATGTTGGAACCTTCTAGATGTTTTAGAACCTTCCACAATCTTCTAGGAACTTTTGGTACCTTCCAATATCTTCGTGGACACTTTCATACATCACCAGATTCATCTGGGACCTCCCGGAGCACTTATGACTCTCCAACACACTTTTTAAATCATTCTACCCATTCTTCATTTCAATGGCGTGTTTCTATATGTATCTAAATCGGTAAGTATGTGACCCTATAGGTCTGAGCAAATGTTGAAATTTCAAGAACAACTTCCGCAATAGTAATCGATAGCAGGATTTGTATAACCATAAAAATTCTCACATATTTGAGAAGTCGTTTGAACCTTTTTTCTTCATAAGGAACATTTTCATATTTATTTTCGGTACTTTACACAACATGAGCAATGACATACTTTACAGTATACCAGAAAGCCACATTTATAATTACCTAGTTATAATTAATGTTTGATCTCTTCATAAGTGTCGACGTAGTGGGAACAGGGGTCACCACACCGCCAGATCAAAGGCCAGATGCTAGACATATATGCTTTCAACTTCCACCTCTCCCGTCGGTCGCCACCTATTAGTATAGGTGTCAAGTATGCAACTAGCCCATGTGGTAATCCCTTGTGGTATAAAAGGAGGTCCATGAGACTGTAGCAAATGGTTGGAAGATTGGAGTGTTGAACTCTTAGGTGTGGaaatgaggagaaggaagagcaCCAAAATAGTCAGACAAGAAGGGCGTAGGGATTCGCTTCGTGCGACCTGAACCTAGGTAAAACTCCTCGTGTTTATGTGTGTTTAGCTCGATCCCAGGTAGCAGTGCCTCACGCCCACTACCAAACAAATACGGGGGTGAGAACcccttgacgtgggcattacccttcgggtaaccgacattgccctatcctgtacaatctagttggaggcccatgaaggtacttgaaggcaaggcgggccacttggatggcgcaccagaaagtTCCTTGGCGggaaagacaaggaaggagccgaataaggaaagtttggatttagaactactgtaaatctagtcgtactcggttagacctcttgagacctggccccctatataaaggccaagagaggggctgccgagggacacgatcaatcctagcaatcttagccaccaaaagtctagagctaggtcatcatagcacttagcctctcgacgagaacacagccgaacccttcggcaccccattgtaacccaatatcttcataatcaagatcggacgagcaggacgtaagggttttacctcatcgagggccccgaacctgggtaaatcgctctccccgcttgtctgtgaaccgatgtctcgtgtcagcctacaggattccatcaaccctaagccccaatcggagggcattgccgaggagtaccctcgacaattggcgcagtCTGTGGGGACccagtcggcacaagatcggtcatcggcaaatccagtcatgtcatcgacagcttcatcgacaccatcatcaccaATTCTGGGAAgctcgattcgattcggctcctatgaattcaccccgcacagcgactcgtcttgctcgaccttttctgatctacaaggaaacatggagatgaccttcggcagcgtccactacaacgtcaactcggagggagtccttcgactgctggaaccgCTCGCCTCCAGGTCGATAGGTCCAAGCACGTCGTCAtcaatcgacctttcggctggtctgatgAACTTAATGAACTCAcccgcgccatcgactcctcgttcgacgtctcccatgtcggttggatctgacaattccacatcttcggagatgacctcgtactactgcttgaactgcgataccgtgcacgggttaggatcaagcgacacgTCGTTCATCCGCAATGCCCGCACTCTCAGAGAGGGCAAGGTCGACGATCGTCCGAGGCNNNNNNNNNNNNNNNNNNNNNNNNNNNNNNNNNNNNNNNNNNNNNNNNNNNNNNNNNNNNNNNNNNNNNNNNNNNNNNNNNNNNNNNNNNNNNNNNNNNNaacaattattattctcatatgagattgaggatatatgtccaaactgaaacttccaccatgaatcatggctttagttagcggcccaaagttcttctctaacaatatgcatgctccaaccatgaaggtggtagatctctcttgcttcggacaagacggacatgcatagcaactcacatgatatccaacaaagaatagttgatggcgtccccgaaacatggttatcgctcaacaagcaacttaataagagataaagtgcataagtacatattcaataccacaatagtttttaagctatttgtcccatgagctatatattgcaaaggtgaatgatggaattttaaaggtagcactcaagcaatttactttggaatggcggataaataccatgtagtaggtaggtatggtggacacaaatggcatagtggttggctcaagtattttggatgcatgagaagtattccctctcgatacaaggtttaggctagcaaggttatttgaaacaaacacaaggatgaacggtacagcaaaactcacataaaagacatatggtaaacattataagactccatatcgtcttccttgttgttcaaaactcaatactagatgttatctagactctagagaaaccaaatatgcaaaccaaattagcaagctctaagtatttcttcattaatgggtgcaaagtatatgatgcaagagcttaaacatgagcacaacaattgccaagtatcaaattatccaagacattttagagttactacatgtatcattttccaattccaaccatataacaatttaacgaagaagaacttcgccatgaatactatgagtagagcctaaggacatatttgtccatatgcaacagaggagcgtgtctctctcccataaagtgaatgctaggatccattttattcaaacaaaacaaaaaacaaaaacaaaccgacgctccaagcaaagtacataagatgtggccgaataaaaatatagtttcaggggaggaacctgataatgttgtcgatgaagaaggggatgccttgggcatccccaagcttagacgcttgagtcttcttagaatatgcaggggtgaaccaccggggcatccccaagcttagagctttcactctccttgatcatattgcatcatactcctctcttgacccttgaaaacttcctccacaccaaactcgaaacaactcattagagggttagtgcataataaaaattcacatgttcagaggtgacacaatcattcttaacacttctggacattgcataaagctactggacattagtggatcaaagaaatacatccaacatagcaaaagaggcaatgcgaaataaaagacagaatctgtcaaaacagaacagtccgtaaagatggattttattaggccaccagacttgctcaaacgaaaatgctcaaattgaatgaaagttgcgtacatatctgaggatcatgctcgtaaattggcgtaattttctgagctacctacagtgagatagacccagattcgtgacagcaaagaaatctggaactgcgcagtaatccaaatctagtacttaattttctatcaaagactttacttggcacaacaaaacataaaactaagataaggagaggttgctacagtagtaaacaacttccaagacacaaatataaaacaaaaatactggagtaaaaacatgggttgtctcccataagcgcttttctttaacgcctttcagcctaggcgcgtaaagtgtatctcaagtaacatcgaaggatgaagcatcaacatcataatttgttctaatgatagaatcataaggtaccttcattctctttctagggaagtgttccatacctttcttgagaggaaattgatatttaatattaccttccttcatatcaatagtagcaccaacggttcgaagaaaaggtcttcccaatataatggggcaagatgcattgcattcaatatccaagacaacaaaatcaatggggacaaggttattgttaaccataatatgaatattatcaactttccccaaaggtttctttttagcattatcagcgagattaacatccaaataacaatttttcaatggtggcaagtcaagcatatcatagacttttttaggcataacagaaatacttgcaccaagatcacataaggcattacaatcaaaatctttgattctcattttaatgatgggatcccaaccatcctctagctttctaggaatagaagtttcaagttttagtttctcttctctagcttttatgagagcatttgtaatatgttttgtgaaagccaaatttatagcactagcattgggacttttagcaagtttttgtaagaactttataacttcagagatgtggcaatcatcaaaatctaaatcattacaatctaaagcaatgggattatcatccccaaggttggaaaaaatttcagcagctttatcacaagcagtttcaagcagttttagcagcttcagtaattttgcgcgctttgcactaggagtagaagcattgcgaacaccaattattttatcatggatagtaggaggtgcagaaacatatgaatcattagcattgctagtggtggtaatagtccaaactttagctacattttcctttttagctagtttttcattttcttctctatcccacctagcacgcagttcagccattaatcttatattctcattaattctaacttggatggcatttgctgtagtaacaattttattttcaatatccctattaggcataactttcgatttcaaaagatcaacatcagaggcaagtctatcaactctagaaacaagaatatcaattttattgagcttttcctcaacagatttgttaaaggcagtttgtgtactaataaattctttaagcatggcttcaagtccagggggtgtattcctattattgttgtaagaattcccataagaattagcataaccgttaccattattataaggatatggcctatagttattactagaattgttccgataagcattgttgttgaaattattatttttaatgaagtttacatcaacatgttcttcttgggcaaccaatgaagctaatggaacattattaggatcaacattagtcctatcattcgcaagcatagacataaaagcatcaaccttatcattcaaggaagaggattcttcaacagaatttaccttcttaccttgtggagctctttccgtgtgccattcagagtaattaaccatcatattataaagaagctttgttgcctcaccaagagtgatggacataaaggtacctccagcagctgaatccaataaattccgcaaagaaaaatttagtcctgcatagaaggtttggatgatcatccaagtagtcagtccatgggttgggcaatttttaaccgagagatttcattctttcccaagcttgagcaacatgttcattatctaattgtttaaaattcattatgctactcctcaaagatataattttagcagggggataatatctaccaataaaagcatccttgcatttagtccatgaatcaatactattcttaggcagagatagcaaccaatctttagctcttcctcttaatgagaaaggaaacaattttaattttataatgtcaccatctacatctttatatttttgcatttcacatagttcaacaaaattattgagatgggcagcagcatcatcgaactaacactgcaaaattgctctcgcataacaagattaagtaaagcaggtttaatttcaaagaattctgctgtagtagcaggtggagcaataggtgtgcataggaaatcattattatttgtgctagtgaagtcacacaacttagtattttcagggttggccattttagcaatagtaaataaagcaaactagataaagtaaatgcaagtaaactaatttttttgtgtttttgatatagcaaacaagacaataaataaagtaaagctagcaactaatttttttgtgttttgatataagtgcagcaaacaaagtagtaaataaaataaagcaagacaaaaaca includes:
- the LOC124688073 gene encoding uncharacterized protein LOC124688073 is translated as MEFNASYFHAFGNPDFAAVFSGGSAQALRPPCPSAGGDGDGASVKAEKGAVARQSTTATPSSVTFTVPDEELGEAQHFLNECSRCRKCLTGDIFMYRGDTPFCSEECRRKQIETEKARHRRKKQNSPKAQAAVAAAVAAAAAERENEPQRRRPQPQ